A window of the Kosakonia sp. BYX6 genome harbors these coding sequences:
- a CDS encoding SmdA family multidrug ABC transporter permease/ATP-binding protein: MRLFAQLGWYFRREWQRYLGAVALLIIIAILQLVPPKVVGIVVDGVTQHRFTSQQVWMWIAVLVIVAVVTYLLRYVWRVWLFGASYQLAVELREDFYRQLSRQHPEFYLRHRTGDLMARATNDVDRVVFAAGEGVLTLVDSLVMGCVVLIVMSTQISWQLTLLSLLPMPIMALVIKRYGDQLHNRFKAAQAAFSSLNDRTQESMTSIRMIKAFGLEDRQSALFASEAADTGAKNMRVARVDARFDPTIYIAIGMANMLAIGGGSWMVVNGTLTLGELTSFTMYLGLMIWPMLALAWMFNIVERGSAAYSRIRDMLAEAPVVNDGSESAPAARGTLTIAIREFSYPQTHAPVLSNVSATLEPGQMLGICGPTGAGKSTLLSLIQRHFDVDNGDIRFHDIPLQRLKLDTWRSRLAVVNQTPFLFSDTVGSNIALGKPGATQEEIEHVAKLASVHDDILRLPQGYDTEVGERGVMLSGGQKQRISIARALLLNAEILILDDALSAVDGRTEHQILHNLRQWGEGRTVIISAHRLSALTEASEIIVMQHGHIAQRGQHEQLARQPGWYRDMYRYQQLEAALDDTPQEDADA, encoded by the coding sequence GTGCGATTATTTGCTCAGTTAGGCTGGTATTTTCGTCGGGAATGGCAACGCTATCTCGGTGCCGTCGCCTTACTTATCATTATTGCCATCTTGCAGTTAGTCCCGCCCAAAGTGGTGGGCATTGTTGTCGATGGCGTTACTCAACACCGCTTCACCAGCCAACAGGTGTGGATGTGGATTGCCGTGCTGGTGATCGTCGCGGTGGTCACGTATTTGCTGCGTTATGTCTGGCGCGTCTGGCTGTTTGGCGCGTCTTATCAATTGGCCGTCGAGCTGCGGGAAGATTTTTACCGCCAGCTTAGCCGCCAGCATCCGGAATTTTACCTGCGCCACCGCACCGGCGATTTAATGGCGCGCGCTACCAACGATGTCGACAGAGTGGTGTTTGCCGCCGGCGAAGGCGTGCTGACGCTGGTGGATTCACTGGTGATGGGCTGCGTGGTGCTGATCGTGATGTCCACGCAAATCAGTTGGCAGTTAACTCTGTTGTCGCTGTTACCGATGCCGATCATGGCGCTGGTCATCAAGCGTTACGGCGATCAACTGCACAACCGCTTCAAAGCCGCGCAGGCGGCGTTTTCGTCGTTAAACGATCGCACCCAGGAGAGTATGACCAGTATTCGCATGATTAAAGCGTTTGGCCTGGAAGATCGCCAGTCGGCGTTGTTCGCGAGCGAAGCAGCCGATACCGGCGCAAAAAATATGCGCGTCGCCCGCGTCGATGCGCGTTTTGATCCGACGATTTATATCGCCATCGGCATGGCGAACATGTTGGCGATTGGCGGCGGTAGCTGGATGGTGGTGAATGGCACTCTGACGCTCGGTGAATTAACCAGTTTCACTATGTATCTGGGGTTGATGATTTGGCCGATGTTGGCGCTGGCGTGGATGTTTAACATCGTCGAACGCGGCAGCGCGGCCTACAGCCGTATTCGCGACATGCTGGCGGAAGCGCCGGTGGTCAATGATGGCAGCGAATCGGCGCCCGCCGCGCGCGGTACGCTGACTATTGCGATTCGCGAATTTAGCTACCCGCAGACGCACGCCCCAGTGTTGAGCAATGTCAGCGCGACGCTGGAACCCGGTCAGATGCTGGGCATTTGTGGCCCAACCGGCGCCGGGAAAAGTACGCTGCTGTCGCTGATTCAGCGCCATTTCGATGTCGATAATGGCGATATTCGTTTTCACGATATTCCGTTACAACGCCTCAAACTCGATACCTGGCGCAGCCGCCTGGCAGTGGTAAACCAGACGCCATTTTTATTCTCCGATACCGTCGGCAGCAATATTGCGCTCGGCAAACCGGGGGCGACACAGGAAGAGATCGAACATGTGGCGAAACTCGCCAGCGTGCATGATGACATTCTGCGCCTGCCGCAAGGTTACGACACCGAAGTGGGCGAGCGCGGCGTGATGCTCTCCGGCGGGCAAAAACAGCGTATTTCCATTGCCCGCGCGCTGTTGCTCAACGCCGAAATCTTGATCCTTGATGACGCGCTATCGGCGGTGGATGGGCGCACCGAACACCAGATTTTGCATAACCTGCGCCAGTGGGGCGAAGGACGTACCGTGATTATCAGCGCGCACCGCCTGTCTGCGCTGACCGAAGCCAGTGAGATTATCGTTATGCAACATGGTCATATCGCCCAGCGCGGTCAACATGAACAGCTTGCGCGCCAGCCGGGTTGGTATCGCGATATGTATCGCTACCAGCAACTGGAAGCCGCGCTGGATGATACGCCGCAGGAGGACGCCGATGCGTAA
- a CDS encoding Lrp/AsnC family transcriptional regulator: protein MLDKIDRKLLSLLQQDCSLSLQALADAVNLTTTPCWKRLKRLEDDGILLGRVAVLDAEKLGLSLTAFVLIKTQHHSSDWYGRFVSEVTHMPEVLGFWRMAGEYDYLLRVQVADMKRYDDFYKKLVNSVPGLSDVTSSFAMEQIKYTTALPIE, encoded by the coding sequence ATGTTAGACAAAATTGACCGAAAGCTGCTTTCTCTACTCCAGCAGGATTGTTCGCTCTCTTTGCAGGCGCTGGCAGATGCCGTTAATCTGACCACCACACCCTGCTGGAAACGTCTGAAACGCCTGGAAGATGACGGAATTTTACTCGGTCGCGTGGCGGTGCTGGATGCAGAAAAACTGGGCTTAAGCTTAACGGCGTTTGTACTGATTAAAACCCAACATCACAGCAGTGATTGGTATGGCCGTTTTGTCAGTGAAGTGACGCACATGCCAGAAGTGCTAGGCTTTTGGCGTATGGCAGGGGAGTACGATTACCTGTTGCGGGTCCAGGTGGCGGATATGAAACGCTATGATGATTTCTACAAGAAACTGGTTAACAGCGTGCCGGGTCTGTCAGATGTCACTTCTAGCTTCGCCATGGAACAGATAAAATACACCACGGCTTTGCCCATTGAATAA
- a CDS encoding PLP-dependent cysteine synthase family protein, producing MKSSWVKYAINEINADAQRSADTHLIRLMLPGFPGINLYLKDESTHPTGSLKHRLARSLFLYGLCNGWINEGTTIIEASSGSTAISEAWFARLLGLPFIAVMPYCTAKRKIEQIEFYGGRCHFVDSACEIYAESERLAKELNGHYMDQFTFAERATDWRGNNNIADSIFRQMKNEPHPVPNYIVMSAGTGGTSATIGRYIRCQGYDTQLMVVDPENSVFLDYWQQRDASLRSPLGSKIEGIGRPRVEPSFIADVVDEMLRVPDAASVATAQWLETQIGRKVGASTGTNMWGALQLAARMRDEGRSGSIVTLLCDSGERYLETYYNPQWVAANLGDIEPWKAQIAHLMA from the coding sequence ATGAAAAGCAGCTGGGTGAAATACGCCATCAACGAAATTAACGCCGACGCGCAGCGTTCAGCGGATACCCACTTAATTCGCCTGATGCTGCCGGGTTTTCCGGGCATCAACCTCTATTTAAAAGACGAAAGCACACACCCCACCGGCAGCCTGAAGCACCGCCTGGCGCGTTCGCTGTTTCTGTATGGTTTATGCAATGGCTGGATCAACGAAGGCACGACGATTATTGAAGCGTCATCCGGTTCCACCGCCATTTCCGAAGCCTGGTTCGCCCGCCTGCTGGGATTACCGTTTATCGCCGTGATGCCGTATTGCACGGCGAAGCGCAAGATTGAGCAAATCGAGTTTTACGGCGGTCGCTGCCATTTTGTCGACAGCGCCTGCGAGATTTACGCCGAATCCGAGCGGCTGGCGAAAGAGCTGAACGGTCATTATATGGATCAGTTCACCTTTGCCGAACGCGCAACGGACTGGCGCGGCAATAACAATATTGCCGACAGCATTTTCCGCCAGATGAAAAACGAACCGCATCCGGTGCCGAATTACATTGTGATGAGCGCCGGAACCGGCGGCACTTCAGCAACCATTGGCCGCTATATTCGCTGCCAGGGTTACGACACCCAACTGATGGTGGTCGACCCGGAAAACTCAGTGTTTCTTGATTACTGGCAGCAGCGCGACGCCAGCCTGCGCAGCCCGCTGGGTAGCAAAATCGAAGGTATTGGCCGCCCACGCGTTGAGCCGTCATTTATTGCCGATGTGGTGGATGAAATGTTGCGCGTGCCGGATGCAGCCAGCGTGGCGACTGCGCAATGGCTGGAAACACAAATCGGCCGCAAAGTCGGCGCATCCACCGGCACCAATATGTGGGGCGCGTTACAGCTTGCCGCACGGATGCGCGACGAGGGCCGCAGCGGTTCCATCGTCACGCTGCTGTGCGACAGCGGCGAGCGCTACCTGGAAACCTACTACAACCCGCAATGGGTGGCGGCGAATCTGGGTGATATTGAACCGTGGAAAGCGCAGATCGCACATTTGATGGCATAA
- the cof gene encoding HMP-PP phosphatase: MARLAAFDMDGTLLMPDHRLGDQTLATLRRLYEREITLAFATGRHALEMQWILNNIGLDAFLITGNGTRIHSMEGEVLYRQDLNPEVAEIVLHSKWDTQASIHVFNDSGWLTDKALPGPLQAHVYSGFRYRLADLKRLPAHDVTKICFLGDHDDLCRLRIQLNEVLGARAHLCFSAMDCLEVLPMGCNKGSALAVLSTTLGYTLQECMAFGDAMNDREMLESVGYGMIMGNAMPQLRAALPNLPVIGHCQNQAVSHFLTHWLDTPNLPYSPE; encoded by the coding sequence ATGGCTCGTCTGGCCGCTTTTGACATGGATGGCACCCTGTTAATGCCCGACCATCGTTTAGGCGATCAAACGTTGGCAACGCTCCGCCGTTTGTACGAACGGGAAATCACGCTGGCGTTCGCCACCGGCCGACACGCGCTGGAGATGCAGTGGATCCTCAACAATATCGGGTTGGATGCGTTTCTTATCACCGGCAACGGGACGCGCATTCACTCAATGGAAGGTGAGGTTCTGTATCGCCAGGATTTAAACCCGGAAGTGGCCGAAATCGTCCTGCACAGCAAATGGGACACGCAGGCTTCCATCCATGTGTTTAATGATTCCGGCTGGTTGACGGACAAAGCACTGCCCGGCCCGTTACAAGCGCATGTTTACAGCGGCTTTCGTTACCGGCTTGCGGATCTCAAACGTTTACCCGCTCACGACGTTACCAAAATCTGTTTTCTTGGCGATCACGACGATCTGTGCCGCTTGCGTATCCAACTGAATGAGGTGCTGGGCGCGCGTGCGCATTTGTGTTTCTCGGCGATGGATTGTCTGGAAGTGCTGCCGATGGGCTGTAACAAAGGTTCGGCGCTGGCGGTACTCAGTACGACGCTCGGTTACACGCTGCAAGAGTGTATGGCGTTTGGTGATGCAATGAACGACCGCGAAATGCTTGAAAGCGTCGGCTACGGAATGATTATGGGCAACGCCATGCCGCAACTGCGCGCGGCACTGCCGAATTTACCGGTTATTGGGCATTGCCAGAATCAGGCAGTGTCACATTTTTTGACACACTGGCTGGATACACCGAATCTTCCTTATTCCCCCGAATGA
- a CDS encoding SgrR family transcriptional regulator, with translation MRLLNRLNQYQRLWQPSAGETQSASINELASRCFCSERHMRTLLRQMQASGWLNWQSQSGRGKRGTLRFLATPESLRSEMLEQALNAGQQQNALALAQLDPDDLRSLLNPFLGGLWQNETPTLRIPYYRSLEPLQPGFLPGRAEQHLAGQIFSGLTRFINHSFLPQGDLAHHWDVSHDGLCWNFHVHSTLHWHNGDTVTAGQLLERLQQLLDLPALRKLFASVETIELAHPWCLTFRLHRPDYWLAHRLASYGSRLAHPHHPLIGTGPFRLVTFSRELVRLESHEHYHLGHPLLKAVEYWITPQLFEQDLGTSCRHPVQIAIGEPDELRHLQPVSNSISLGFCYLTLRPGARLSAAQARSLVQIIHHTSLLQTLPLEENLITPSRELLPGWHMPEWPAEDVVLPKQLTLLYHLPVELHTMAEQLKRYLATLGCELTVIFHDSKNWEGCTQFAGADLMMGDRLIGEAPEYTLEQWLRCDPLWPNLLSAPQFAHLQATLDAVQRQPDEPERNRALKDVFYTLMNEAILTPLFNYQYRISAPPGVEGIHLNTRGWFDFAEAWLPAPAR, from the coding sequence ATGAGATTACTGAACCGACTTAACCAGTATCAGCGTCTTTGGCAACCTTCTGCCGGGGAAACGCAATCCGCCAGTATCAATGAACTGGCCAGCCGCTGCTTTTGCAGCGAGCGGCATATGCGCACATTGCTGCGCCAGATGCAGGCATCCGGCTGGTTAAACTGGCAGTCGCAATCTGGTCGAGGAAAGCGTGGAACGCTGCGTTTCCTGGCGACGCCGGAGTCGCTACGCAGCGAAATGCTGGAACAGGCGCTGAACGCCGGGCAACAGCAAAACGCGCTGGCGTTGGCGCAACTTGATCCCGACGATCTGCGCAGCTTGCTGAACCCATTTCTCGGTGGGCTGTGGCAAAACGAAACGCCAACATTACGTATTCCCTATTACCGTTCGCTGGAACCGTTGCAACCGGGCTTTCTGCCCGGACGTGCTGAGCAGCATTTGGCGGGGCAAATCTTTAGCGGCTTGACCCGCTTTATCAACCACAGTTTTTTGCCGCAGGGCGATTTGGCGCATCATTGGGATGTCAGTCACGACGGGCTGTGCTGGAATTTTCATGTGCATTCGACGTTGCACTGGCACAATGGCGACACCGTGACGGCCGGGCAATTGCTGGAGCGGCTGCAACAATTACTCGACCTGCCGGCGCTTCGCAAACTGTTCGCCAGCGTCGAAACGATCGAGTTAGCCCATCCCTGGTGTTTGACCTTTCGCTTGCATCGCCCGGATTACTGGCTGGCGCACCGGCTCGCCAGCTACGGTAGCCGCCTGGCGCACCCGCACCATCCGCTAATCGGTACCGGGCCGTTTCGCCTGGTCACCTTCAGCCGGGAACTGGTGCGTCTGGAAAGCCACGAGCATTACCATCTTGGCCACCCGCTGTTAAAAGCCGTGGAATACTGGATAACCCCGCAACTGTTCGAACAGGATCTCGGCACCAGTTGCCGACACCCGGTGCAGATTGCCATTGGCGAGCCGGATGAGTTGCGGCATTTACAGCCGGTGAGTAACAGTATCAGCCTCGGCTTTTGTTACCTCACCTTGCGCCCCGGCGCGCGATTAAGCGCGGCTCAGGCACGCAGCCTGGTGCAGATTATTCACCATACTTCGCTATTGCAGACGCTGCCGCTGGAGGAAAACCTGATTACCCCTAGCCGCGAATTGCTGCCGGGCTGGCATATGCCGGAGTGGCCCGCTGAAGATGTGGTGCTGCCGAAACAGCTCACCCTGCTTTACCATTTGCCGGTGGAACTGCACACCATGGCGGAACAGCTTAAACGCTATCTCGCGACGCTCGGCTGTGAATTAACGGTGATTTTCCATGACAGCAAAAACTGGGAAGGCTGCACGCAGTTTGCCGGAGCAGACTTGATGATGGGCGACAGGCTGATTGGTGAAGCGCCGGAATATACTCTTGAGCAGTGGCTACGCTGTGACCCGCTGTGGCCGAACTTGTTGAGCGCGCCACAGTTTGCGCATCTGCAAGCGACGCTGGATGCAGTGCAGCGCCAGCCTGATGAGCCGGAGCGCAACCGGGCGCTGAAAGATGTGTTTTATACGCTGATGAATGAGGCCATCCTGACACCGCTGTTTAATTACCAGTACCGTATTAGCGCACCGCCTGGTGTTGAAGGAATTCATTTGAATACGCGCGGCTGGTTTGATTTTGCCGAAGCCTGGCTCCCTGCTCCAGCGCGGTGA
- the queC gene encoding 7-cyano-7-deazaguanine synthase QueC, whose amino-acid sequence MKRAVVVFSGGQDSTTCLVQALQQYDEVHCVTFDYGQRHRAEIDVARELALKLGARAHKVLDVTLLNELAVSSLTRDSIPVPDYEPDATGIPNTFVPGRNILFLTLAAVYAYQVQAQAVITGVCETDFSGYPDCRDEFVKALNHAVSLGLAKEIRFETPLMWIDKAQTWALADYWGALDLVRSETLTCYNGIKGDGCGHCAACNLRANGLQHYLADKTGVMAAMKQKTGLQ is encoded by the coding sequence ATGAAACGTGCCGTTGTCGTGTTCAGTGGCGGACAAGATTCCACAACCTGCCTAGTTCAGGCGTTGCAGCAGTATGACGAAGTGCATTGTGTCACGTTTGATTATGGTCAGCGTCACCGCGCCGAGATCGACGTGGCGCGCGAACTGGCGCTGAAACTCGGCGCGCGGGCGCATAAGGTGCTGGATGTCACGCTGCTTAATGAACTGGCGGTCAGCAGCCTGACGCGTGACAGCATTCCCGTGCCGGACTATGAACCGGACGCGACCGGGATTCCAAACACCTTTGTTCCAGGGCGCAATATTCTGTTTCTGACGCTGGCTGCGGTTTATGCGTATCAGGTACAAGCCCAAGCGGTGATTACCGGCGTCTGTGAAACAGATTTTTCCGGCTATCCAGATTGCCGTGATGAGTTTGTAAAAGCGTTGAATCACGCGGTAAGCCTTGGGCTGGCAAAAGAGATCCGCTTCGAAACGCCGCTGATGTGGATTGATAAAGCACAAACCTGGGCGCTCGCCGATTATTGGGGGGCATTGGATCTGGTACGTAGCGAGACGCTGACCTGCTACAACGGCATCAAAGGCGACGGTTGCGGCCATTGCGCGGCCTGTAATCTGCGCGCCAACGGTTTGCAGCATTACCTGGCGGATAAAACCGGTGTAATGGCGGCGATGAAACAGAAAACCGGCCTGCAATAA
- a CDS encoding acyl-CoA thioesterase, with the protein MQTKIKIRGYHLDVYQHVNNARYLEFLEEARWDWLDHSEGFKWMHANYIGFAVVNININYRRPVVLGDVITVTSSVEHLNNKSGVLSQVLTLDSTGDVVADALVTFVCLDLKTQKALALEGELRETLEAIGREG; encoded by the coding sequence ATGCAAACGAAGATTAAAATCCGTGGTTACCATCTTGATGTTTACCAGCATGTGAACAATGCACGTTATCTGGAGTTCCTTGAGGAAGCTCGCTGGGACTGGCTGGATCACAGTGAAGGTTTCAAATGGATGCACGCGAATTACATCGGCTTCGCGGTGGTGAATATCAACATCAACTATCGCCGCCCGGTCGTGCTGGGCGATGTGATTACGGTGACCAGCAGTGTGGAGCACCTCAATAATAAAAGCGGCGTACTGAGCCAGGTCCTGACGCTGGATTCCACAGGCGATGTCGTGGCTGACGCGTTGGTGACCTTTGTTTGCCTCGATTTGAAAACCCAGAAAGCGCTGGCGCTGGAAGGGGAACTGCGGGAAACCCTCGAGGCGATAGGCCGCGAAGGGTAA
- a CDS encoding helix-hairpin-helix domain-containing protein, whose product MKYGIRALLITMTIACATLSHDALAASSAGAKPPAVQSKSDTASSSQAKAQDAAKSAEDEGGTRISINSATAEELSKVMKGVGMKKAQAIVSYRNEYGPFKTVEDLKQVPGMGGTLVERNLANLKL is encoded by the coding sequence ATGAAATATGGAATCAGAGCACTCTTAATTACGATGACCATCGCCTGCGCGACACTGAGCCACGACGCGCTGGCGGCATCATCGGCGGGCGCTAAACCACCGGCGGTGCAGAGCAAAAGTGATACGGCGTCTTCATCGCAGGCCAAAGCGCAAGATGCAGCAAAAAGTGCCGAGGACGAGGGTGGTACGCGAATCAGCATTAACAGTGCAACGGCTGAAGAGTTGTCGAAAGTAATGAAAGGCGTCGGCATGAAAAAAGCACAGGCGATTGTCAGTTACCGGAACGAGTACGGTCCTTTCAAAACGGTGGAGGATTTGAAGCAGGTGCCAGGGATGGGAGGAACGTTGGTTGAGCGTAATCTGGCGAACCTAAAGCTGTAG
- the ppiD gene encoding peptidylprolyl isomerase produces MMDNLRAAANHVVLKIILGLIIVSFILTGVGNYLIGGNNNYAAKVNDQEIGRSQFENAVTSERNRMVQQLGDQFSELAANENYMKSVRQQVLNRMIDEALLDQYAKKLDLGISDEQVKKAIFSTQAFQSNGKFDNNRFNAIVNQMGMNADQYAQALRNQLTSQQLINAVAGTDFMLKGETDELAALVAQQRVVRQAVIDVNALAAKQTASDDEIASYYDQNKSRFIAPEQFRVSYIKLDAAAMQENATDEQIQAYYDQHQDQFTQPQRNRYSIIQTKTEDEAKAVLDELNKGADFATVAKAKSADIISARNGGDMGWLEESTTPDELKNAGLKEKGQLSGAIKSSVGYLVARLDDVQPAVVKPLSEVRDELAAKVKQENALDAWYALQQKVSEAASNDNESLAGAEQAAGVKAVQTGWFGHDNLPAELNFKPVSDAIFNGGLVGQNGAPGSNSDIITVDGDRAFVLRITEHKAEAIKPLEEVKAQVSDIVKHNKAEQQAKLDADKLVDALKAGKGDEALKAAGLSFGEAKTLARVGQDPVSQAAFNLPLPAKDKPSFGTANDQQGNVVVMALDEVKPGTMPDAQKKAMVQGITQNNAQIAFEALMSNLRKEAKIKLGDTAEQQQ; encoded by the coding sequence ATGATGGACAATTTACGCGCGGCGGCAAATCACGTCGTGCTCAAGATCATTCTGGGTTTGATTATCGTGTCATTCATTTTGACTGGCGTAGGTAACTACCTGATTGGCGGTAACAATAATTACGCCGCAAAAGTTAATGACCAGGAAATCGGTCGTTCCCAGTTTGAAAATGCGGTGACCAGTGAACGCAACCGTATGGTGCAGCAACTGGGAGATCAGTTCTCCGAGCTGGCCGCTAACGAAAACTACATGAAATCCGTACGCCAGCAGGTGCTCAATCGCATGATTGACGAAGCGCTGCTGGATCAATACGCCAAAAAACTGGACCTCGGCATCAGCGACGAGCAAGTGAAGAAAGCCATTTTCTCCACCCAGGCTTTTCAGTCTAACGGCAAATTCGATAACAACCGCTTCAACGCCATCGTCAATCAGATGGGCATGAACGCCGATCAATACGCGCAGGCGCTGCGCAACCAGTTAACCTCTCAGCAACTGATTAATGCCGTCGCCGGTACTGATTTTATGCTCAAAGGTGAGACTGACGAGCTGGCGGCGCTGGTCGCTCAGCAACGCGTCGTACGCCAGGCGGTGATTGACGTTAACGCCCTGGCAGCTAAACAAACCGCCAGCGACGATGAAATCGCCAGCTATTACGATCAGAACAAGAGCCGCTTTATTGCACCTGAGCAGTTCCGCGTAAGTTACATCAAGCTGGATGCGGCAGCGATGCAGGAAAACGCCACTGACGAGCAAATCCAGGCCTACTACGATCAGCATCAGGATCAGTTCACGCAGCCGCAGCGTAACCGCTACAGCATTATCCAGACGAAAACGGAAGATGAAGCGAAAGCCGTGCTCGACGAGCTGAACAAAGGTGCTGACTTCGCGACCGTGGCGAAAGCCAAATCCGCTGACATTATTTCTGCCCGTAACGGCGGCGATATGGGCTGGCTGGAAGAATCTACCACGCCGGATGAACTGAAAAACGCCGGTCTGAAAGAGAAAGGCCAGCTTTCTGGCGCGATCAAATCTTCTGTGGGTTACCTGGTTGCCCGCCTGGATGACGTTCAGCCTGCGGTGGTGAAACCGCTGAGCGAAGTGCGTGATGAACTTGCCGCGAAAGTGAAGCAGGAAAACGCGCTGGATGCCTGGTACGCGCTGCAACAGAAAGTGAGCGAAGCCGCGAGCAACGATAATGAATCTCTGGCCGGTGCTGAACAGGCTGCGGGAGTGAAAGCGGTGCAAACGGGCTGGTTCGGTCACGACAACCTGCCAGCAGAGCTGAACTTCAAACCGGTTAGCGACGCGATTTTCAACGGTGGCCTGGTAGGCCAAAACGGAGCGCCGGGTAGCAACTCCGATATCATCACTGTCGATGGCGACCGCGCATTTGTGCTGCGCATTACCGAGCATAAAGCGGAAGCGATCAAGCCGCTGGAAGAAGTGAAAGCGCAGGTCAGCGATATTGTGAAGCATAACAAAGCTGAGCAGCAGGCGAAGCTGGATGCCGACAAGCTGGTGGACGCGCTGAAAGCAGGTAAAGGCGATGAAGCCCTGAAAGCGGCTGGTCTGAGCTTCGGCGAAGCCAAAACGCTGGCGCGTGTTGGTCAGGATCCGGTAAGCCAGGCCGCGTTTAATCTGCCACTGCCAGCGAAAGACAAACCGTCCTTCGGCACCGCCAACGATCAGCAAGGCAACGTTGTGGTCATGGCGCTGGATGAAGTGAAACCAGGCACCATGCCGGACGCGCAAAAGAAAGCGATGGTACAAGGCATCACGCAGAATAACGCGCAGATCGCCTTCGAAGCGCTGATGAGCAACCTGCGTAAAGAAGCCAAAATCAAACTGGGCGATACCGCTGAACAACAGCAATAA
- the hupB gene encoding nucleoid-associated protein HU-beta: protein MNKSQLIDKIAAGADISKAAAGRALDALIASVTESLKSGDDVALVGFGTFAVKERAARTGRNPQTGKEITIAAAKVPGFRAGKALKDAVN, encoded by the coding sequence GTGAATAAATCTCAACTGATAGACAAGATTGCCGCAGGTGCTGATATTTCTAAAGCTGCTGCTGGGCGTGCGTTAGATGCTTTAATTGCTTCTGTTACTGAATCTTTGAAATCCGGGGACGACGTAGCACTGGTAGGTTTTGGTACTTTCGCGGTTAAAGAGCGTGCTGCCCGTACTGGTCGCAACCCTCAGACCGGTAAAGAAATCACCATTGCCGCAGCTAAAGTGCCTGGCTTCCGCGCAGGTAAAGCACTGAAAGACGCTGTAAACTGA